The following are encoded in a window of Providencia rettgeri genomic DNA:
- the lspA gene encoding signal peptidase II, with amino-acid sequence MKTPICSTGLRWLWLTIVIIVADLGIKQLVLKDLNLYEPHPVMPFFNIMYAQNFGAAFSFLADEGGWQRWFFAGIAVGISVILMVMMYRQSAQKRLSNIAYALIIGGAIGNLSDRLVHGFVVDYLDVYVGNWHWPTFNLADMAICIGAALVILEGFLPEKSKQEKTK; translated from the coding sequence ATGAAAACACCTATTTGTTCTACCGGTCTGCGTTGGTTATGGTTAACCATAGTGATCATCGTGGCAGATTTAGGGATAAAGCAATTAGTGCTAAAAGACCTAAATCTGTACGAGCCTCATCCTGTGATGCCATTTTTCAACATTATGTACGCGCAGAATTTTGGCGCGGCGTTCAGCTTTTTGGCTGATGAAGGTGGTTGGCAGCGTTGGTTTTTTGCTGGGATCGCGGTGGGGATCTCCGTTATTTTGATGGTGATGATGTACCGCCAAAGTGCGCAAAAACGCTTATCCAATATTGCTTATGCACTCATTATTGGTGGGGCAATCGGCAACCTTAGCGACCGACTGGTTCATGGGTTTGTCGTTGATTACCTTGATGTTTACGTCGGTAATTGGCATTGGCCAACATTTAACCTAGCGGATATGGCAATTTGTATTGGTGCTGCTTTAGTTATTTTGGAAGGTTTTTTACCTGAAAAATCAAAGCAGGAGAAAACAAAATAA
- the fkpB gene encoding FKBP-type peptidyl-prolyl cis-trans isomerase: protein MSIQIQAQSAVLLHFTLKLEDGSTADSSHAQGKPALFVLGNGSLSPELEAELVGLNEGEKKTFSLPGDTVFGKHNPDLVQYFSLRDFMDTGIPEIGTIMLFTAMNGSEMPGVVKSIEGESITVDFNHPLAEQQISFEIEVLEVDPQLENHNANING, encoded by the coding sequence ATGTCTATTCAAATACAGGCTCAGAGCGCTGTTTTACTGCATTTCACATTGAAATTGGAAGATGGCTCTACAGCAGATTCTTCACACGCTCAAGGAAAGCCTGCGCTGTTTGTGCTAGGGAATGGTTCGTTATCACCGGAACTTGAAGCTGAGCTAGTTGGTCTGAATGAAGGTGAAAAGAAAACCTTTTCATTACCTGGAGATACTGTTTTTGGTAAGCATAACCCTGATTTAGTTCAGTATTTTTCATTGCGTGATTTTATGGATACGGGTATTCCCGAGATTGGGACTATTATGTTATTTACGGCAATGAATGGCAGCGAAATGCCGGGTGTAGTAAAATCAATTGAAGGAGAATCAATTACTGTTGATTTTAATCACCCACTCGCTGAGCAACAAATTAGCTTTGAAATTGAAGTGCTTGAAGTAGACCCGCAATTGGAGAATCACAATGCAAATATTAATGGCTAA